A window from Fragaria vesca subsp. vesca linkage group LG5, FraVesHawaii_1.0, whole genome shotgun sequence encodes these proteins:
- the LOC101292712 gene encoding riboflavin synthase-like — MAVSFSLTSLSSNPPKPSSPPTMATLASFCSISSKTLPRFTFNPLSKPSALTLLSKPPLTHLRSPPRNTIRSLFTGIVEEMGHVKHLGPSSSDSGGGFDMRIAASTVLDGVRLGDSIAVNGTCLTVTEFDASHFTVGLAPETLRKTSLVELEPGSPVNLERAVLPTSRMGGHFLQGHVDGTGEIVAMVPEEDSLWIKVKTRKEILKYVVPKGYIAVDGTSLTVVDVFDDEDCFNFMLVAYTQQKVVIPLKKVGQKVNLEVDILGKYVERLLTSGFLDSIKSK, encoded by the coding sequence ATGGCAGTTTCCTTCTCCCTCACTTCACTCTCCTCAAATCCTCCCAAACCCTCCTCTCCTCCAACAATGGCAACCCTAGCCTCCTTCTGCTCCATCTCCTCCAAAACCCTACCCAGATTCACCTTCAACCCCCTCTCCAAACCCTCCGCCCTAACCCTCCTCTCCAAGCCGCCCCTCACCCACCTCCGATCCCCTCCCCGCAACACAATCCGTTCTCTCTTCACCGGAATCGTCGAGGAGATGGGCCACGTCAAGCACCTCGGCCCCTCCTCCTCCGACTCCGGCGGTGGATTCGACATGAGAATCGCCGCCTCCACCGTCCTCGACGGCGTCCGCCTCGGCGACAGCATCGCCGTCAACGGCACCTGCCTGACGGTGACGGAGTTCGACGCGTCTCACTTCACCGTCGGCCTGGCGCCGGAGACGCTGCGGAAGACCTCGCTGGTGGAGCTGGAGCCTGGCTCGCCGGTGAACCTGGAGCGGGCGGTGCTGCCGACGAGCCGGATGGGCGGGCATTTCTTGCAGGGACACGTGGACGGCACCGGCGAGATAGTGGCGATGGTGCCGGAGGAGGATTCGCTGTGGATCAAGGTGAAGACGAGGAAGGAGATACTCAAGTATGTTGTGCCGAAAGGGTACATAGCTGTGGATGGGACTAGCTTGACTGTGGTGGATGTGTTTGATGATGAGGACTGCTTCAATTTCATGCTGGTGGCTTATACGCAGCAGAAGGTGGTCATTCCGCTCAAGAAGGTTGGCCAGAAGGTGAATTTGGAGGTTGATATACTCGGCAAGTATGTGGAGAGGCTTCTCACTAGCGGCTTTCTCGACTCCATCAAGTCCAAATAG